From Selenomonas ruminantium AC2024, a single genomic window includes:
- a CDS encoding transglycosylase domain-containing protein has protein sequence MDKHSNASRQKRSAKSGGTAKRVILGFGLVLMVMITGIGCGFLTASMNTKPDLANDILPPASSQIYDINGNEIANVHAAENRRPVKIAQVPKQLQDAFVAVEDNRFYDHSGVDPRGIARALYTNIRGHGVAEGGSTITQQLAKNAYLTQERTLTRKVQEVFLALQLERQYTKKEILEMYLNQIYFGQGAYGVQAAAQTYFGKNVEDLDLNECAMLAGIPKSPNYYSPLNNLQAAQERKAIVLDQMEKYGYITHSTAEKTKKEDMKLVKPAKKSDSGVASYFIDYVTQKLIDKYGADAVYKEGLKIYTTLDMDMQKAAEETVSKLPTYKTDGNGLAQPQMALVAIDPHNGYVKAMVGGRGNDQFNRATMAVRQPGSAFKPFVFIAALENKFTPNTVINDSPIDINGWRPQNSSGNFSGKVTLREVARHSMNVPTVKIAQKLGIDKPIYYAQEMGISTFVLEGPANDRQLATSLGGMTKGVTPLEITSAYGTFANKGVHVDPVVIVKVLDRNGKVLEQNEPKQRSVVSENSAAELTDMLEDVIKKGTGTRANIGRPAAGKTGTTSNYNDAWFVGYTPDLVAGVWVGNDDNTPTRGIMGGMLPAEIWQAFMKKATAQTPAKNFDGSRSSNYGGVGELEDDKKQELKKTDTKKKDDKKDADKKDAKKGADKKSDPNNKQNNNPAAPPVAAPEPGGVGKGRN, from the coding sequence ATGGATAAACATTCTAATGCGAGCCGTCAAAAGCGTTCTGCTAAATCTGGCGGAACTGCAAAGCGTGTCATTTTAGGCTTTGGTCTGGTGCTCATGGTGATGATCACCGGTATCGGCTGTGGTTTTTTAACCGCGAGCATGAATACCAAGCCGGATTTAGCCAATGACATTTTGCCACCGGCATCTTCACAGATTTATGATATTAACGGCAATGAAATTGCCAATGTACATGCGGCGGAAAACCGCCGTCCGGTAAAAATTGCCCAGGTTCCCAAGCAGCTGCAGGATGCGTTCGTAGCGGTGGAGGATAACCGGTTCTACGACCATTCCGGCGTTGACCCCCGGGGCATTGCCCGTGCTCTTTATACCAATATTCGCGGTCATGGTGTGGCCGAAGGTGGTTCCACCATCACCCAGCAGCTGGCGAAGAATGCCTACCTGACTCAGGAGCGCACGCTGACCCGTAAGGTACAGGAAGTATTTCTGGCCCTGCAGCTCGAGCGCCAGTACACGAAAAAAGAAATTCTGGAAATGTATCTGAACCAGATTTACTTCGGTCAGGGCGCCTATGGCGTGCAGGCCGCTGCGCAGACCTACTTCGGCAAGAATGTGGAAGATTTGGATTTGAATGAATGCGCCATGCTGGCCGGCATTCCCAAGAGCCCGAACTATTATTCCCCGCTGAATAATCTGCAGGCCGCTCAGGAACGCAAGGCCATCGTCCTTGACCAGATGGAAAAGTACGGTTATATCACCCATTCTACGGCCGAAAAGACCAAGAAGGAAGATATGAAACTCGTGAAGCCGGCCAAGAAGAGCGATTCCGGCGTGGCTTCTTATTTCATTGATTATGTAACACAGAAGCTCATCGATAAATACGGCGCTGATGCGGTTTATAAGGAAGGCCTCAAAATCTATACCACCCTAGATATGGATATGCAGAAGGCCGCCGAGGAAACCGTCAGCAAGCTGCCGACCTATAAGACGGATGGCAACGGTCTGGCCCAGCCGCAGATGGCACTGGTGGCCATTGACCCCCATAACGGCTATGTAAAAGCCATGGTCGGCGGCCGCGGCAACGACCAGTTCAACCGCGCCACCATGGCTGTGCGCCAGCCTGGTTCGGCCTTTAAGCCCTTTGTCTTTATCGCAGCTTTGGAAAACAAATTCACCCCGAACACGGTGATTAACGACAGCCCTATTGACATCAACGGCTGGCGCCCGCAGAACTCCAGCGGTAATTTCAGCGGCAAGGTCACGCTGCGGGAAGTAGCGCGTCATTCCATGAACGTGCCGACGGTTAAGATTGCGCAGAAGCTCGGCATTGATAAGCCGATATACTATGCGCAGGAAATGGGCATTTCCACCTTTGTTTTGGAAGGCCCGGCCAATGACCGTCAGCTGGCTACTTCTTTGGGCGGTATGACGAAAGGTGTAACGCCGCTTGAAATCACCAGCGCTTACGGCACATTTGCCAACAAAGGCGTCCATGTGGACCCGGTGGTAATTGTCAAGGTGCTCGACCGCAACGGCAAAGTATTGGAGCAGAACGAGCCGAAACAGCGCAGTGTAGTCAGTGAAAACAGTGCGGCTGAACTCACGGATATGCTCGAAGATGTCATCAAGAAAGGCACGGGTACCCGTGCCAACATCGGCCGTCCGGCAGCCGGTAAGACTGGTACCACCAGCAACTACAACGACGCCTGGTTTGTCGGCTATACCCCGGATCTTGTTGCCGGTGTATGGGTGGGTAATGATGACAATACGCCAACCCGTGGCATCATGGGCGGCATGCTGCCCGCCGAAATCTGGCAGGCCTTTATGAAGAAAGCCACGGCGCAGACTCCTGCCAAGAACTTTGATGGTTCACGCTCCAGCAATTATGGCGGTGTGGGTGAACTCGAAGACGACAAGAAGCAGGAACTCAAAAAGACCGACACGAAGAAAAAAGACGATAAAAAGGATGCTGACAAGAAGGATGCCAAGAAGGGCGCCGATAAGAAGTCAGATCCGAATAACAAGCAAAACAACAATCCGGCTGCACCGCCTGTAGCTGCCCCGGAACCGGGCGGCGTAGGCAAGGGCCGGAACTAA
- a CDS encoding ShlB/FhaC/HecB family hemolysin secretion/activation protein encodes MNWKLRYLGVLMTAAVVWGNHAEAAVLVPERPDAGTLTREQQDRDLTRPEDEVNRASIAAPEKERPNLTMPDEVKIQVKGFKISGQDIYSDDVLQALVAEYNGKMVTFKDLQAGADKITAYFRKHGYLMARCYIPAQKISGGIVEYAILVGRLDKVEIDNKTKIHESALKREIGFLKPGDYLTRQKLERAVWLLSDLAGAEAKATLATGQQTGTVTVKIELSGHQGKCGLLSADNYGNRYTGYYSYGLSYDILNPAREGDQLALAGNTTGSQLYNYGLNYILPAGRDGLRLTFGYNKLSYKLGDVYERLDACGTSLSTSAGLEYAIKRSQMHNLYAGLRYEYNSLKDEIRTVADSTIPKHSNGMVLSLYGDDLSGRGAFSWRVDYKWGNLAFENDAGRRKGQISQTSGTFHKLRFNLMQQQRLTNRLNLILTARGQLASSNLDSSEHFSLGGASGVRAYPASEASGDIGYLLRGELRYALPPQGKNQWQLAAFLDHGGVQINKHDDGLSDNERFLQGAGLGVIFSRRDEFFLRADYAWILGAAKPQSDTSSPRGRFWLRGGLYF; translated from the coding sequence TTGAATTGGAAATTACGTTATCTTGGAGTATTGATGACCGCGGCAGTGGTCTGGGGAAATCATGCAGAAGCTGCAGTGCTCGTTCCTGAGAGGCCCGATGCGGGCACTTTGACAAGAGAGCAGCAGGATAGGGATTTGACCCGTCCTGAGGATGAAGTCAACCGCGCGTCGATTGCCGCTCCGGAGAAGGAACGGCCGAACCTTACCATGCCGGACGAGGTGAAAATTCAGGTCAAGGGCTTCAAAATCAGCGGTCAGGACATATACAGCGATGATGTCCTGCAGGCTCTGGTGGCCGAATATAATGGGAAAATGGTGACCTTTAAGGATTTGCAGGCCGGTGCCGATAAAATCACTGCCTATTTCCGCAAACACGGTTACCTCATGGCCCGCTGTTATATTCCCGCCCAGAAAATCAGCGGTGGCATAGTGGAGTATGCCATCTTGGTCGGACGTCTGGATAAAGTGGAAATTGACAATAAGACGAAAATTCATGAGTCAGCGCTTAAACGGGAAATTGGCTTTCTGAAGCCAGGAGATTATTTGACCCGTCAAAAATTGGAGCGGGCCGTATGGCTCTTGTCCGATTTGGCTGGTGCAGAGGCCAAGGCAACGCTTGCAACGGGCCAGCAGACCGGCACTGTAACGGTCAAGATTGAATTATCGGGCCATCAGGGCAAATGCGGCCTGTTAAGTGCCGATAATTATGGCAACCGCTATACGGGCTATTATTCCTATGGCCTGTCCTACGATATATTGAATCCTGCCCGCGAAGGTGACCAGCTGGCTTTGGCCGGAAATACCACAGGCTCACAGCTCTACAATTACGGCTTGAATTACATCCTGCCAGCAGGCCGGGATGGTTTGCGGCTGACCTTTGGTTATAATAAGTTATCTTATAAGTTGGGGGACGTATATGAACGGCTCGATGCCTGCGGTACATCCCTCTCAACATCAGCGGGACTCGAATATGCCATTAAGCGTAGCCAGATGCACAATCTCTATGCAGGCCTGCGCTATGAGTACAACAGCTTGAAGGATGAAATCCGTACCGTAGCGGATTCCACGATACCCAAGCATAGCAATGGCATGGTGCTCTCCCTTTATGGGGATGACCTGTCAGGACGCGGCGCGTTCAGCTGGCGCGTGGATTATAAATGGGGCAATCTCGCCTTCGAAAATGATGCAGGACGGAGGAAAGGACAGATAAGTCAGACATCCGGCACCTTCCATAAGCTCCGTTTCAATCTAATGCAGCAGCAGCGCTTGACCAACCGCCTGAATCTGATTTTGACTGCCAGAGGTCAGCTGGCCAGCTCCAATCTGGATTCCTCGGAGCATTTCTCCTTGGGCGGGGCCAGCGGAGTGCGGGCATATCCTGCCAGCGAGGCTTCGGGAGATATCGGCTATCTGTTGCGTGGTGAATTGCGTTACGCTCTGCCGCCGCAGGGAAAAAATCAGTGGCAGCTGGCCGCCTTCCTTGACCATGGCGGCGTGCAAATCAATAAGCATGATGACGGCCTGAGCGACAATGAACGCTTCCTGCAGGGGGCAGGCTTGGGCGTTATTTTCTCCCGCAGGGATGAATTCTTCCTTCGGGCGGATTACGCCTGGATATTGGGCGCAGCAAAGCCTCAGAGTGATACCAGCAGTCCGCGTGGACGCTTCTGGCTGCGCGGCGGTTTGTATTTCTAA
- the tyrS gene encoding tyrosine--tRNA ligase translates to MANVFDTLQERGFIAQCTNEAELRELFDKERVTFYIGFDPTADSLHAGHFIALMAMAHMQRAGHRPICLVGGGTGTVGDPSGRTDMRKMLTDEDIEHNCECFKKQISRFIDFSDGKAIMVNNGDWLRKLNYIDLLREVGACFTVNRMLAADCYKQRWEKGLTFLEFNYMIMQGYDFLELNRRYGCKLEMGGDDQWSNIIAGVELNRRKNNTAVYGLTNKLLTKSDGKKMGKTAGGALWLDAEKTSPYEFYQYWRNVDDADVENCLALLTFLPMDEVRRLGSLKDAAINEAKKVLAYEVTKIVHGEEEANKAKDSAEAMFGGSGAGADIPEVKAEAGQKLLDVLVAGKVFASKGEGRRLIQQNGLSLNDEKVSDVDYVLTDADFKDGEAIVKKGKKKYYKLTK, encoded by the coding sequence TTGGCAAACGTATTTGACACATTACAGGAACGCGGCTTTATCGCCCAGTGCACCAATGAAGCAGAACTGCGGGAACTTTTCGATAAGGAGCGCGTGACGTTCTATATTGGTTTTGACCCGACCGCTGACAGCCTCCATGCAGGACATTTTATTGCCCTTATGGCAATGGCTCATATGCAGCGTGCCGGTCACCGTCCCATCTGCCTCGTAGGCGGCGGCACGGGCACCGTTGGTGACCCGTCCGGCCGTACGGATATGCGCAAGATGCTGACCGATGAAGACATCGAGCATAACTGCGAATGCTTCAAGAAGCAGATTTCCCGCTTCATCGACTTCAGCGATGGCAAGGCCATCATGGTCAACAACGGCGACTGGCTCCGCAAGCTCAACTATATCGACCTGCTGCGCGAAGTTGGTGCTTGCTTCACCGTTAACCGCATGCTGGCTGCTGACTGCTACAAGCAGCGCTGGGAAAAGGGCCTGACCTTCCTCGAATTCAACTACATGATTATGCAGGGGTATGACTTCCTGGAACTCAACCGCCGTTACGGCTGCAAACTGGAAATGGGTGGCGACGACCAGTGGTCGAACATCATTGCGGGTGTGGAACTGAACCGCCGCAAGAACAACACGGCTGTTTACGGTCTCACGAACAAGCTCTTGACCAAGAGCGACGGCAAGAAAATGGGCAAGACTGCAGGCGGTGCTCTGTGGCTCGATGCGGAAAAGACCAGCCCGTACGAATTCTACCAGTATTGGCGCAATGTGGATGATGCTGATGTGGAAAACTGCCTGGCTCTCCTGACCTTCCTGCCCATGGATGAAGTACGTCGCTTAGGTTCCCTCAAGGATGCCGCCATCAACGAAGCCAAGAAAGTTTTGGCTTACGAAGTGACGAAGATTGTCCACGGCGAAGAAGAAGCCAACAAGGCGAAAGACTCTGCCGAAGCAATGTTCGGTGGCAGCGGTGCCGGTGCTGACATTCCCGAAGTTAAGGCCGAAGCCGGTCAGAAACTTCTCGATGTACTCGTAGCAGGCAAAGTCTTTGCCTCCAAGGGCGAGGGCCGCCGTCTGATTCAGCAGAACGGCCTGTCCCTCAACGATGAAAAAGTCAGCGATGTGGATTATGTGCTGACGGATGCTGACTTCAAAGATGGCGAAGCCATCGTGAAGAAGGGCAAGAAAAAATACTATAAACTCACGAAGTAA
- a CDS encoding DUF3656 domain-containing U32 family peptidase has translation MVELLAPAGSREALIAAVESGANAVYMAGTQFGARAYANNFDEDGLKEAIRFAHLRDVLINITVNTIVDDEEIPALKEYLLFLREAGADAILVQDLGVAKIAREIVPDMPLHASTQMTVHSLEGVLALQELGFTRVVLSRELSLKEIAHICANCDVEIEVFMHGALCVCYSGQCLMSSMIGGRSGNRGRCAQPCRLPYTLVDEAGNDVLGDKAGSYLLSPRDLNTIDVIPDLIKAGVASLKIEGRMKRPEYVATVVGTYRQAIDQYLTSQIYEVDLSARDNLAQIFNRDFTTAYLLNRPGKAMMSDRRPNNRGLLIGRVTAYDWDKRLVTVKLSGRLALGDQVDFWVKVGGRVTATINDMSNVKGQKLTEAASGDTVRFAIPAAVRDHDRVFKVYDAQLMEQAKEKYASGAPVRRIPITAQVKAAIGEPLTVVLRDNAGHVGHGKTEFIGEAAKKRPLSDEVIRKQVDRLGTSVYELTELQAEISGEVMVPMSEINEARRQAVEELDAQRLAHYPLRVAEPVPFKAEAFAGKLSQPKLMVAVDNLEKMRAAIEGGADGILFGGESYEHEALTVMDYEKAWHLAKKANVRLDFNLPRIMRDDFQPFFEKILTAAKNFPPSAVHVHNIAQIALVKRLTDFAIHADYSLISYNKSTLAFLKDYGVASATLSPELKWQQMEALAKESDLPLSAIVHGRLELMVSEYCVTGSFLGNVGEGACSHPCTKGRYALKDRKEALFPLRMDQFCHMHVLNSKTLSMLPHAMKFKGAGIKTLQIEAKAMKPAEITAITRAYLQAMKLPAQLDEAQEDALKRQEGMDITRGHYFRGVQ, from the coding sequence ATGGTTGAATTATTAGCCCCGGCAGGCAGCCGTGAGGCGCTGATTGCTGCCGTGGAAAGCGGCGCGAATGCTGTTTATATGGCCGGTACCCAGTTCGGGGCCCGGGCCTATGCCAATAATTTTGATGAGGATGGCTTGAAAGAAGCCATCCGTTTTGCACATTTGCGGGACGTGTTGATTAACATCACCGTCAACACCATTGTAGATGATGAGGAAATCCCAGCCCTGAAGGAATATCTGCTGTTCCTGCGGGAGGCAGGGGCGGATGCTATTCTGGTACAGGATTTGGGCGTGGCGAAAATCGCCCGGGAAATCGTGCCCGATATGCCGCTGCATGCCAGCACGCAGATGACGGTGCACAGCCTCGAAGGTGTTTTGGCCCTGCAAGAATTAGGCTTTACCCGCGTGGTATTATCCCGCGAATTGTCCCTAAAGGAAATCGCTCATATCTGTGCTAACTGCGATGTGGAGATTGAAGTCTTTATGCACGGCGCGCTCTGTGTCTGCTATTCGGGCCAGTGCCTGATGAGCAGCATGATTGGCGGCCGCAGCGGCAACCGTGGCCGCTGTGCCCAGCCCTGCCGTTTGCCCTATACGCTGGTAGATGAAGCGGGCAATGATGTGCTCGGGGATAAGGCCGGCAGTTACCTGCTGTCCCCGCGTGACCTCAATACCATTGATGTGATTCCCGACTTGATTAAAGCAGGTGTCGCATCCCTCAAAATCGAAGGCCGCATGAAGCGTCCCGAATATGTGGCTACGGTGGTAGGAACCTACCGTCAGGCCATTGACCAATATTTGACAAGTCAAATATACGAAGTTGACTTGTCAGCCCGGGATAATCTGGCGCAGATTTTTAACCGTGACTTTACCACGGCATATCTCTTGAACCGTCCCGGTAAGGCCATGATGAGCGACAGACGCCCCAACAACCGCGGCCTGCTCATTGGCCGGGTAACGGCTTATGACTGGGATAAGCGCCTCGTGACGGTGAAACTTTCCGGCCGTCTGGCTCTAGGGGACCAGGTTGACTTTTGGGTCAAGGTCGGGGGCCGGGTGACGGCCACGATAAATGACATGTCAAATGTCAAAGGTCAAAAACTGACGGAAGCGGCTAGCGGCGATACGGTGCGCTTTGCCATCCCTGCCGCTGTGCGCGACCATGACCGCGTCTTTAAGGTCTACGATGCCCAACTGATGGAACAGGCCAAGGAAAAATACGCCAGTGGTGCTCCTGTGCGCCGCATTCCCATCACCGCCCAAGTCAAGGCCGCCATTGGCGAGCCCTTGACGGTTGTCCTGCGGGATAATGCTGGACACGTTGGCCATGGAAAAACGGAGTTTATCGGTGAAGCCGCCAAGAAGCGACCCCTGTCGGATGAAGTCATCCGCAAGCAGGTGGACAGGCTCGGCACTTCCGTCTATGAACTGACGGAGCTGCAGGCGGAAATCAGCGGCGAAGTCATGGTGCCCATGAGTGAAATCAATGAGGCCCGCCGTCAGGCTGTCGAAGAACTCGATGCGCAGCGTCTGGCGCATTATCCGCTGCGCGTAGCAGAGCCTGTGCCTTTCAAGGCCGAAGCATTTGCCGGGAAACTCTCCCAGCCCAAACTTATGGTAGCAGTGGATAATCTGGAAAAGATGCGTGCTGCCATCGAAGGTGGCGCTGACGGTATCCTCTTTGGCGGGGAATCATACGAGCATGAAGCGCTGACCGTGATGGATTACGAAAAGGCTTGGCATCTGGCCAAGAAGGCCAACGTGCGTCTGGACTTTAATCTGCCACGCATCATGCGCGACGATTTCCAGCCCTTCTTCGAGAAGATTCTCACAGCGGCCAAGAACTTCCCGCCATCGGCTGTGCATGTCCATAATATCGCACAGATTGCGCTCGTAAAACGGCTGACGGATTTTGCCATTCATGCCGATTACAGCTTGATTTCCTATAATAAGAGCACGCTGGCCTTCCTAAAAGATTACGGTGTGGCTTCGGCAACCTTATCGCCGGAACTCAAATGGCAGCAGATGGAAGCCTTGGCCAAGGAAAGTGATTTGCCTTTGAGTGCTATCGTGCATGGCCGTTTGGAACTTATGGTTTCCGAATACTGCGTGACGGGTTCCTTCCTTGGCAATGTGGGCGAGGGGGCCTGCAGCCATCCCTGCACGAAGGGGCGCTATGCGCTCAAGGACCGCAAAGAGGCGCTGTTCCCGCTGCGCATGGACCAGTTCTGCCATATGCACGTGCTCAACAGCAAGACGCTCTCCATGCTGCCCCATGCCATGAAGTTTAAGGGTGCTGGCATCAAGACCCTGCAGATTGAAGCTAAGGCCATGAAGCCGGCGGAAATCACGGCCATTACCCGTGCCTACCTGCAGGCTATGAAACTGCCCGCCCAGCTCGACGAAGCCCAGGAAGATGCGCTGAAGCGTCAGGAGGGCATGGATATTACCCGCGGACACTACTTTAGAGGAGTTCAATAA
- a CDS encoding CAP domain-containing protein yields the protein MKTWQRMVSLLVFAVVVMVATPAMAANLENSVLHFVNVERMAAGVQPLTMDETLAAASDIRAEEAGVHFAHQRPDGREVQSVVADESYSWFGENLAVSTAEDAEEIVQAWMNSPTHRANILNRHYTKMGVTCAKGADGRYYWAQEMACD from the coding sequence ATGAAGACCTGGCAGCGGATGGTTTCCCTGCTGGTTTTCGCGGTGGTTGTTATGGTAGCAACTCCGGCTATGGCCGCCAATTTGGAAAACAGCGTTCTCCATTTCGTAAATGTAGAACGTATGGCAGCTGGCGTACAGCCCCTGACTATGGACGAAACCTTGGCTGCAGCTTCTGACATTCGTGCAGAGGAAGCAGGCGTTCATTTCGCTCATCAGCGTCCGGATGGCCGTGAAGTTCAGTCCGTAGTAGCAGACGAATCTTACAGCTGGTTCGGTGAGAACCTGGCCGTCAGCACGGCAGAAGATGCAGAGGAAATCGTTCAGGCTTGGATGAATTCTCCGACCCATCGTGCCAACATCCTCAACCGTCACTATACGAAAATGGGCGTTACCTGCGCTAAAGGGGCCGATGGCCGTTACTATTGGGCACAGGAAATGGCTTGCGATTGA
- a CDS encoding endonuclease MutS2 has translation MEQESFKVLEYKKITDKLAEYAGSALGKEKAHDLLPSSDFAEVQEWQEQTTEAVKVLSMSAPPLGGIRDIRLLLKKAAKGAILELEELQNIMSTMYAMRTIKYFFRDLELEAPILQEWARSLEILGQLERNLNNVIDEHGNMREDASVELRRIRRELKSSQTRIKDKINSILHDGAYQKMFQDAIVTVRDERYVIPVKAEYRAHFPGLIHDQSASGSTLFIEPMAVVELNNDVKQLTLAEQQEIQRILRQLSGEIQREKDTLYANCEILGDIDFTFAKARLAGAMKAVRPLINDEGRTVLSNARHPLIAADKVVPTSITLGQDYRMLLITGPNTGGKTVTMKTLGLMVLMAQAGLYLPVEQGSEISIYANIYADIGDEQSIEQSLSTFSAHMTHIVSILDKVESDDLLLLDELGAGTDPEEGAALAMSILEKLLEVKATTVATTHYSELKTFAYTREGIENACVEFDIETLRPTYRLLIGIPGASNAFAISRRLGLADSLIIRAQQLVKADHAQFEHVINELENEKMMYEQRNADIAERQARVKKLEEKLLKAKEELSQKKGDIIRKAKDKSAALIRQTRRESEEVISQLKEQFDDLGIKARQQAIQNARAKINEASAKANPGIMAQKGVGQRIDLKTIRVGDTVYVKKLDQKGTVLEIQGKDLTVQVGSLRTKLKANACTFISHKVAEKPSASTGSRKNSQSASFLQKTANIGRDIDIRGMMVDEAEMVLGKFIDDAVIAGLSQVLIIHGKGTGALRKGVHAYLKSHRNVLSFQFADINEGGTGATVVELK, from the coding sequence ATGGAACAGGAATCGTTTAAGGTTTTAGAATACAAGAAGATAACGGATAAACTTGCAGAGTATGCCGGCTCGGCCTTGGGCAAGGAAAAGGCCCATGATTTATTGCCCAGCTCGGATTTTGCCGAGGTGCAGGAGTGGCAGGAGCAGACCACGGAAGCCGTGAAGGTGCTCTCCATGTCGGCGCCTCCTTTGGGCGGCATTCGCGACATCCGCCTGCTGCTCAAAAAGGCTGCCAAGGGTGCCATCTTAGAACTCGAAGAACTGCAGAACATCATGAGCACCATGTATGCCATGCGCACCATCAAGTATTTCTTCCGGGATTTGGAATTGGAAGCTCCGATTCTGCAGGAATGGGCGCGCTCGCTGGAAATTTTGGGCCAGTTAGAACGCAATCTCAACAATGTCATTGACGAACACGGCAATATGCGCGAAGATGCCAGCGTGGAACTGCGCCGCATCCGCCGCGAGCTCAAATCCTCTCAGACCCGTATCAAGGATAAAATCAACAGCATCCTTCACGATGGGGCTTATCAGAAGATGTTTCAGGATGCCATCGTCACCGTCCGTGACGAGCGTTATGTTATTCCCGTAAAGGCCGAATACCGCGCGCATTTCCCGGGACTTATCCACGACCAGTCCGCCAGCGGTTCCACACTCTTTATCGAGCCGATGGCTGTGGTGGAACTCAACAATGATGTGAAGCAGCTGACGCTTGCTGAACAACAGGAGATTCAGCGCATTCTGCGTCAGCTCTCGGGAGAAATCCAGCGCGAGAAGGATACGCTTTACGCTAACTGTGAGATTTTGGGGGATATTGACTTCACCTTCGCCAAGGCAAGACTGGCAGGTGCCATGAAGGCTGTGCGCCCGCTGATTAATGATGAAGGCCGCACGGTGCTCAGTAACGCCCGTCATCCCTTGATTGCCGCCGACAAGGTAGTGCCCACCAGCATTACACTCGGGCAGGATTACCGCATGCTTTTGATTACCGGCCCGAACACTGGTGGTAAGACTGTCACCATGAAGACACTGGGTCTCATGGTACTCATGGCCCAGGCAGGTCTTTATCTGCCTGTGGAGCAGGGGTCGGAAATCTCCATTTATGCTAATATCTACGCTGATATCGGTGACGAACAGAGCATTGAGCAGAGTCTTTCCACCTTCTCGGCGCATATGACCCATATCGTCAGCATTCTCGACAAGGTGGAAAGCGACGACTTGCTGCTATTGGATGAATTGGGCGCCGGTACTGACCCCGAAGAAGGGGCGGCTTTGGCCATGTCCATTCTGGAAAAATTGCTGGAGGTCAAGGCAACCACTGTGGCCACCACGCATTATTCTGAGCTCAAGACCTTTGCCTATACCCGCGAGGGCATTGAAAATGCCTGCGTGGAATTTGATATTGAAACCCTGCGGCCCACGTACCGTTTGCTGATTGGCATTCCCGGCGCCAGCAACGCCTTTGCCATCAGCCGCCGTTTAGGGCTGGCCGATTCACTCATCATCCGCGCCCAGCAGCTCGTCAAGGCCGACCATGCTCAGTTCGAGCACGTTATCAACGAACTGGAAAATGAAAAGATGATGTACGAGCAGCGCAACGCCGATATTGCCGAGCGTCAGGCGCGGGTCAAGAAGCTCGAAGAAAAACTCTTGAAGGCCAAGGAAGAATTGAGCCAGAAGAAAGGCGATATCATTCGCAAGGCCAAGGACAAGAGTGCGGCCCTTATCCGCCAGACCCGCCGCGAGTCGGAAGAGGTTATCAGCCAGCTCAAAGAGCAGTTTGACGACCTGGGCATCAAGGCGCGCCAGCAGGCCATCCAAAATGCGCGGGCCAAGATTAACGAGGCTTCCGCGAAAGCCAACCCGGGCATTATGGCCCAGAAGGGTGTCGGCCAGCGCATTGACCTCAAGACCATCCGCGTGGGTGATACGGTTTATGTGAAGAAGCTGGACCAGAAGGGCACCGTGCTTGAAATTCAGGGCAAGGACCTGACGGTACAGGTGGGGTCCCTGCGCACGAAACTCAAGGCCAACGCCTGCACCTTTATCTCCCATAAAGTAGCAGAAAAGCCAAGTGCCAGCACGGGCAGCCGCAAGAATTCCCAGTCTGCCAGCTTCCTGCAAAAGACTGCCAACATCGGCCGTGACATTGACATCCGCGGCATGATGGTGGACGAAGCGGAAATGGTGCTCGGAAAATTCATCGACGATGCGGTAATCGCCGGCTTAAGTCAGGTGCTGATTATCCATGGCAAGGGCACGGGTGCTCTGCGCAAAGGCGTCCATGCCTACCTCAAGAGTCACCGCAACGTGCTGAGCTTCCAGTTCGCGGATATCAACGAAGGCGGTACCGGTGCAACGGTGGTGGAATTAAAATAA
- the scpB gene encoding SMC-Scp complex subunit ScpB, with the protein MPEKVRAEIADTGLVEAVLFAAGNPMTVKEIAHIIELDVLGTQNIITRLQAELDERKSGLTLRQVAGGYQLATRPEAFVTVERLSQVVDRKISAPTMETLSIIAFKQPITKAEIENIRGVRIERALQKLLELELVAEVGRKPVLGRPILYGTTDTFLRCFGINTLEDLPELPTTEEAVAGLDNEQLELFQEVQHLQEAQEMETNEETE; encoded by the coding sequence ATGCCTGAGAAAGTACGGGCAGAAATAGCCGATACAGGACTCGTGGAAGCGGTGCTCTTTGCGGCGGGCAATCCCATGACCGTCAAGGAAATCGCTCATATCATCGAGCTGGATGTATTGGGTACCCAAAATATCATTACGCGGCTGCAGGCGGAACTGGACGAGCGCAAGAGTGGCCTGACCTTGCGGCAGGTGGCAGGCGGCTATCAGCTGGCCACCCGGCCCGAAGCCTTTGTAACCGTTGAGCGGCTGAGTCAGGTGGTGGATCGGAAGATTTCGGCGCCGACCATGGAGACGCTTTCCATCATTGCCTTTAAGCAGCCCATCACCAAGGCGGAGATTGAAAATATCCGCGGGGTGCGCATTGAACGCGCCCTGCAAAAATTACTGGAATTGGAACTGGTGGCGGAAGTGGGGCGCAAGCCTGTCTTAGGGCGGCCCATTCTCTACGGCACCACGGATACCTTCCTGCGGTGTTTCGGCATCAATACCTTGGAGGATTTGCCGGAACTGCCCACCACAGAAGAGGCGGTGGCAGGACTCGACAACGAACAGCTGGAACTTTTCCAGGAGGTTCAGCATCTGCAGGAAGCACAGGAAATGGAAACAAACGAGGAGACGGAATAA